From Huiozyma naganishii CBS 8797 chromosome 11, complete genome, a single genomic window includes:
- the RTC2 gene encoding cationic amino acid transporter (similar to Saccharomyces cerevisiae YBR147W and YOL092W; ancestral locus Anc_3.105) — protein MDANMVHVISSLPPVMLNRITVSEITGTISIACWIVVFVPQIYKIFKRKSANGLSVEFLVLWLIGDVFNIAGAMLQGLLFTVILLAAYYTLADVVLLVQCFWYSKRRNPPSILSRRNSEILFEELEPLIPSDFRERKRKRSEFYSNTFCVLVVIFSGFLSWYASYCSHYGKMRAGPHEAPPMEINGMAQVFGYLSAILYLSSRVPQILLNYRRKSCQGVSFLFFVFACLGNTLFILSVLIVSLDYNYLKINFSWLLGSAGTLLLDVTIFLQFFIYSNSEHSDRVKNTV, from the coding sequence ATGGACGCAAATATGGTGCACGTTATCTCGTCGCTTCCGCCTGTGATGTTAAACAGGATTACAGTCAGTGAGATTACTGGGACTATCTCAATAGCATGCTGGATAGTGGTGTTTGTTCCACAGATCTATAAGATCTTTAAAAGGAAATCTGCGAACGGGTTGTCCGTGGagtttttggttttgtgGCTCATAGGGGATGTGTTTAACATCGCTGGGGCCATGTTACAGGGACTACTGTTCACGGTGATCCTCTTAGCAGCTTACTACACTTTGGCGGACGTTGTTCTGCTGGTACAGTGTTTCTGGTACTCAAAACGGCGTAACCCACCGTCCATACTTAGCAGACGGAACTCGGAgattctttttgaagaactggaacCGTTGATACCTTCGGACTTCAGGGAGCGAAAACGGAAAAGAAGCGAGTTTTATTCGAACACTTTCTGCGTTTTGGTCGTGATATTCTCAgggtttctttcttggtACGCGTCATACTGTTCCCACTACGGGAAAATGAGGGCAGGACCACACGAGGCACCTCCTATGGAGATAAATGGGATGGCTCAAGTGTTTGGGTACTTGAGTGCCATCCTGTATTTGAGTTCGAGGGTCCCACAGATATTGCTCAATTACAGGCGGAAGTCATGCCAGGGGGTGTCCTTCCTGTTCTTCGTCTTTGCATGTTTGGGGAACACTTTATTCATCCTTTCCGTGCTTATCGTATCCCTCGACTACAATTACTTGAAGATCAATTTTTCATGGCTTTTGGGGAGTGCCGGTACCCTTCTCCTGGATGTCACTATCTTTCTACAGTTTTTCATCTACAGCAATTCAGAACACTCCGAcagagtgaaaaataccGTATAA
- the YSW1 gene encoding Ysw1p (similar to Saccharomyces cerevisiae SPO21 (YOL091W) and YSW1 (YBR148W); ancestral locus Anc_3.106) yields MLDITDSIMDDSSQVGQGKRPTGNSGKVLSFFQRGHFSYFNTLRSSKYVPTNKFLGEPLEERTTFKTVFARTTKSFKYKKIGPLAAEEDSMQSKNEGTDEFTFTTRRGKRGTLKSLFGFWKQLPETSQDDGPNNILSVFEDTTNTLSLSMNNSVTIEAGREYGISPLGSNKTNSYDQEVPTMETNVSTESDNDTSFEDRPDAEEISPPTPPEKESPYKFVFDTPNKYSTLDNIPASNEASDNEASDNFEKIHKLLSKDNKEIFKFNNTWIPEDLSKLIMNLLEEKIEVERTKTQEMDSTNKQLKEELRHKEKELELLKTDYETLAKSHKQLENDCQSLQKEKDRSSEAAKGTLQQKLEDQALQLEDVERSNRKLQLALDRKSYGLTYLCNIYNNLVARYNRMNNHTTLLECYKEQSSKFMFTLMKKMNGIVDEDKLITYNVALKNLSFKTSLLNMENPNGDQVDVFKNHIVKFYHEVADDVLLNDVVAQFSRLTRSNQFLKNSVWEWKRQCTSQGRLLSKMKMQQRPPPRRNQRPSKPRETITERDSIVLLSNPQGKATENTEPRQPW; encoded by the coding sequence ATGTTAGATATTACGGACAGCATTATGGACGATAGTTCCCAGGTGGGACAAGGAAAAAGGCCCACGGGAAATTCAGGTAAAGTGTTATCTTTTTTCCAAAGGGGTCACTTTTCCTACTTCAATACACTCAGAAGTAGTAAATATGTCCCGACAAATAAGTTCCTAGGGGAGCCATTGGAGGAGAGGACAACCTTTAAAACTGTTTTTGCCAGAACTACAAAATCATTCAAATACAAGAAGATTGGTCCCTTAGCGGCTGAGGAGGATTCCATGCAATCGAAAAATGAGGGTACTGATGAATTTACATTCACCACAAGGAGAGGGAAAAGAGGCACGTTGAAATCGTTATTTGGGTTCTGGAAACAGTTACCTGAGACGTCTCAAGACGACGGTCCAAACAACATTTTGAGCGTCTTCGAAGATACTACTAATACGTTAAGCCTTTCAATGAATAATAGTGTGACAATCGAGGCGGGTCGCGAATACGGTATTTCCCCCCTAGGCTCTAACAAAACGAATTCATACGATCAGGAGGTGCCCACTATGGAGACCAACGTTTCCACGGAATCAGACAACGATACATCTTTCGAAGATAGACCAGACGCGGAGGAGATTTCTCCTCCCACACCACCGGAAAAGGAGAGTCCATATAAGTTTGTCTTTGATACACCGAACAAGTACAGTACACTAGACAATATCCCAGCAAGCAACGAAGCGAGTGACAACGAAGCGAGTGACAACTTCGAGAAAATCCATAAACTTCTATCAAAAGacaacaaagaaatcttcaagttcaataACACTTGGATTCCAGAAGACTTGAGTAAACTGATAATGAATCTGTtagaagaaaaaattgaagtGGAAAGAACGAAGACTCAGGAGATGGATTCCACGAATAAACAACTGAAAGAGGAATTAAGAcacaaagaaaaggaaCTCGAGCTACTTAAGACCGATTACGAAACCCTTGCCAAATCCCACAAACAACTAGAGAATGACTGCCAATCTTTGCAAAAGGAGAAAGACCGTAGCTCTGAGGCTGCTAAAGGGACCCTACAGCAGAAACTGGAAGACCAAGCTCTTCAATTGGAGGACGTGGAACGCAGTAACAGAAAATTACAACTAGCACTGGATAGGAAAAGCTACGGTCTTACGTATCTGTGCAACATATACAATAATCTAGTGGCTCGATACAACCGGATGAACAACCACACGACATTGTTGGAGTGTTACAAGGAACAGTCCTCCAAATTCATGTTTACcttgatgaagaagatgaacgGCATAGTGGACGAGGACAAGCTAATCACGTACAATGTcgctttgaagaacctctccttcaagacATCTCTGCTGAATATGGAAAACCCCAATGGTGACCAAGTCGATGTGTTCAAGAACCACATTGTCAAATTCTACCACGAAGTCGCAGACGACGTGCTCCTGAACGACGTCGTGGCCCAGTTTTCCAGGCTCACTCGCTCGAACCAGTTTCTCAAAAACAGCGTGTGGGAGTGGAAAAGACAGTGCACCTCGCAAGGGAGACTACTATCCAAGATGAAAATGCAGCAACGCCCACCACCAAGGAGAAACCAGCGCCCAAGCAAGCCCCGCGAGACGATAACGGAGCGCGATAGCATCGTCCTGCTCTCAAACCCACAGGGGAAAGCGACGGAGAACACCGAACCGAGGCAGCCATGGTAG